The DNA window TCCTCAAGCACGAAGTTATTTTCGATCCTGGCCAGGACCGCATAGGCCGACTTCCGGGCGGCCCAGAGATCATCCACGTCCTTGGCGGTCTCGGCCTGTCTGACCTCATGGGCGTTATTCTGGTGAAAGATCGCCATCACCTTTCCCAGCTGATAATCGGTCTCCTCCCGGGTATATCCGTCGGTCTCCGCCAGGAGCATGGCATCCACTTCAGGGAGGTTGAGATCGGTATTCTGATTGATGGCCGTGAGGGTCTCTCTCCCTAATATCTCCAGGGCGCTCGGGATGATCCCGCTGTGCATGATCTGGTTGATGGCGTTCCCGGCATCCTCCAGATTGTCAAAGGTGGCAAGGGCGGTGCTGGTGGCGGTCGGTTTCGGATTGATCTTGAGGGTGATCTCGGTGACGATCCCGAGGGTCCCTTCAGAACCCACAAAGAGCCTGGTCAAGTCGTATCCGGAGACGCTCTTCATGGCCTTGGAACCTGTCCTCATGACCCTCCCGTCCGGAAGGACCACCTGCAGGCCCAGCACGTAATCCCGGGTGGTGCCGTATTTGGCCCCTTTGAGGCCTCCGGCATTGGTGGCCACATTGCCCCCCAGGGTGCTGACTTTGCCGCTGGCCGGATCGGGCGGGAAAAAAAACCCATAGGGAATCAGGGCCTTTTCCAGATCCGCATATACCACGCCCGGCTGTATCACGGTGAGGCGATCCTCGATGCTGATCTTCAAAATCCGATTCATACGGTTCAGGTCGAGGATGATCCCCCCTTCAATGGGGACCGCCATCCCGGACAGGCCGGTTCCGGCGCCCCTGGGGATGACCGGAATCTTCTCCCTGTCGGCCAGTTTCATGATCTCCGACACCTGTTCCGCACTCTCGACCCAGACACCCCCCTCAGGCCGGTGGTTGTGCTCCGAGGCATCATAGGAAAAAGACACCCTGTCGATCAGGGTATCGGTGACGTTGGCCTCCCCCACAATCCGAATCAGATCCTGTTTTAATTTTTCATCCATTGTGTTTTCCCCAAAAAAAGACATCAAGGACCAAAAAGACCCAAGGCGGCCTGGCGGCCGAAACCAAACAATTCCTCAATCCCTCTCTCAATCCTTCTTTTCCCCAATTTCACGAAAGTCACTTCCGTTACATGCATTCATGGCCAGGACCACCGGCGCCATAATAATGTGCAGGAGCCGGCTGAAGGGGATATAGGCGATAAACGCCCCTGTCAGGGCCGCATGAATATACCATACATATCCGTAAACCTCCACCAGCCCCCGGGGAAACGAAAAGAGGAGGCCGATCCCGAAGCCGATCAGGCTGTATGCCGAACCGGGCGGATATCCGGTCATGGCAATCCGCATCCCCTCCAGTACAAATCCGATGACGACAATCCCGCCGATCAGCCCAAGGGCCAGCCGGTCCTGTTCAGGGAGGCCGGGGGCGCGGCCTTTTTGCCTGATCACCCCCCTGGCAAAGGCAAGGGCAACCCCGACCAGGATCATTGCCCCTGTCAGGTCATACAGAAATCCTGTCAACGGGTAGTCCTTATTTACCAGGTGCCAGACAACAGGCCATTCCGGCTTCAAAAGAGACCCGCACAGGGCGATCAGGCCCCAGAAAAACCGGAATATAAACCCATAAAAGATGAGGGCGTGGATCATCCATCGTCCGGGCGACATCCGGTACAGGCGCCTCTGAAGCAGGACATCCCAAAAAAGCGACCGGGTCATCCATATGATCCGTTGGGAAAAAACGCACCGGACAGCGCCTCCCAGCAACCTGAAAAGCCTGGTAACGGAATTTCCCCCGGCTGTTCCCGGAAGGGAACCGCTTAGATAAAAAGAGAAAAAGAGGACCAGACCCAATAGAAAGATCAGGAGCGAAACAATGGTGATGGTATCCCCCACGGAAAAGGTGGCGGTGTGGCACGGCATGCAGATAACGCTCTTGGCAGGGAGGGCCATGGCCGCGGCCCCCAGAGGATTGCCGGCGAAATGGCATCGCTGACAGGCGGTATCCGAGTCAAACCGCACCATCTCATGAACAATGGACATCCCGTCCGGGGTGCGCTCTCTTTCCCACAGGATGCAGTTGGATTCCGTGTCTCTCACCGCCCTGACGCCTTTGAGATGGCACGACTGGCACGAAACGGTCAGGTGGGCGCTTCCGGCCGTCTTCTCATGGTGCGGCAGGTGACATTGTCCGCAGTCCCGGGGTTGCTGCGCATCATGGGTGTAGGATGCCGCATCCTGATGGCAGGTGGTACAGGCCAGCTCAGCATGCGGTGTGCCCTCATGTGAAGCCTCATCGATCAAGGGAACGGATTGTTGTGTGATGGTCTGAGCACGTGTCCCGGACCTGCCATGACAATGAAGGCAGAGGGCGTTAAGCTGTTCCGTCTCTTCAGGATCATCCGCAGCAATGGAACGGTGACAGGTCATGCAGGCCGCATCTTCCGCCGAAAAAGGCGGCAGCGCATTATGGGCTTCATGACAGGCGCCACACTGATTCCAGAGCGGTTGTTGAGGATCATACCCGGTCCCCTGTGGATCATTGAGCCGGGCCTGGTAGTGGGGATTGTGACAGCGGAGGCAGTCCTGATAGTTGTCGCCGGACCTGACCTTCAGAGACCCGTGCATCCCCCCTTCGAGATCGTCCAGGACGGCGTCATGACAGCCCAGACAATGATCCACATG is part of the Deltaproteobacteria bacterium genome and encodes:
- a CDS encoding FAD-binding protein; translated protein: MDEKLKQDLIRIVGEANVTDTLIDRVSFSYDASEHNHRPEGGVWVESAEQVSEIMKLADREKIPVIPRGAGTGLSGMAVPIEGGIILDLNRMNRILKISIEDRLTVIQPGVVYADLEKALIPYGFFFPPDPASGKVSTLGGNVATNAGGLKGAKYGTTRDYVLGLQVVLPDGRVMRTGSKAMKSVSGYDLTRLFVGSEGTLGIVTEITLKINPKPTATSTALATFDNLEDAGNAINQIMHSGIIPSALEILGRETLTAINQNTDLNLPEVDAMLLAETDGYTREETDYQLGKVMAIFHQNNAHEVRQAETAKDVDDLWAARKSAYAVLARIENNFVLEDVTVPMTQITALLNGIHAISEKHRIRIATFGHAGDGNLHPQILYNGYDPEQVKRMEAATADLFRLAIDLGGTLTGEHGIGLSKAPFMTLEHDPVAMDVMRSLKKMFDPNNILNPGKMGLEA
- a CDS encoding cytochrome c3 family protein, which codes for MGMCSKYRGPWKWVSVRVAGILMGMLVLFVLNLPVAAASWVIDPARFHASVHGQMSCQDCHQDIADKDLHPDPNQVTKSARDFFHVDHCLGCHDAVLDDLEGGMHGSLKVRSGDNYQDCLRCHNPHYQARLNDPQGTGYDPQQPLWNQCGACHEAHNALPPFSAEDAACMTCHRSIAADDPEETEQLNALCLHCHGRSGTRAQTITQQSVPLIDEASHEGTPHAELACTTCHQDAASYTHDAQQPRDCGQCHLPHHEKTAGSAHLTVSCQSCHLKGVRAVRDTESNCILWERERTPDGMSIVHEMVRFDSDTACQRCHFAGNPLGAAAMALPAKSVICMPCHTATFSVGDTITIVSLLIFLLGLVLFFSFYLSGSLPGTAGGNSVTRLFRLLGGAVRCVFSQRIIWMTRSLFWDVLLQRRLYRMSPGRWMIHALIFYGFIFRFFWGLIALCGSLLKPEWPVVWHLVNKDYPLTGFLYDLTGAMILVGVALAFARGVIRQKGRAPGLPEQDRLALGLIGGIVVIGFVLEGMRIAMTGYPPGSAYSLIGFGIGLLFSFPRGLVEVYGYVWYIHAALTGAFIAYIPFSRLLHIIMAPVVLAMNACNGSDFREIGEKKD